The genome window TAGTCACCTGGCTTATGCAATGCCAGTGCCTAGGAAAGGCTCATACCCCGAACAGAGATGAGGAGCAATCCCCGGTTTCGGGTCGACGCGTGGAAGAGTAAGTTAAATATCCACGTGTTTGACTGAAGACTCCAGTGCCAAACAGCTTGCTTCTGACATTCTTTAATTCATAGCAAGACTTAAGCCATTCCGAAGCGTAGCTACAAAAATGGTCTAACACTTGAGCTTTAGCAGGAGAGCGCGCCGCACTCCCCGCAGCTGTCACGCGGGCCATAGTCACACGAGTAGCTCCCGCCGGAGCACTGGTACACGTGGCCATACTGGCAGTTGAGAAGACCGTCGCCGCAGAACAGGCCCTCCGGGATGTATATGCAGTCACAGCTGGAATCGGTGCATTGGCGCTAGTGTGAGCGGGGCAAAGATGAACACATACTCGCTCGAGAGACCGCTCGCCAAGCGAGGCTGCGGCGCGAGCATCGTGGCCGCGGTAGGCGGCGCGCATGGCGgtgacctcgtcgcgggtgagttcgcgctcggcgacggcggtagccgaggcggaggccgCGGCAAcgagggtgaagaggaCGGTGAACTAAAGTCAGCGCGGTCGTGGAGAGGCTTGCCTTCATGTCTGGATTGTATGAGATTGaagatgagatgagagaggAGATATCTGGTCGAGAAAGCGGACCAGAGACCGCCTTTTATCTCTTCCAAAGACTGCCAAGATGGTTGACAAAGCACGCATCTACTCGCTCTTCCGCCTGGTCAGGTTGACACCCAGCATAGCACAACAGTCGCCCGTCGTCTTGCAACAACAATCAGCACCGTGGCTCCAGTGAAGCGTAAACCCACTTTGCCCAGGTACGAAACTGGGCCGCAACCGTCAAGCTGACGCGTACGATGTGAGCTGTGTGTGTGGCACTGGAGTGGCCCTGGTTCCAAAGGATCGCTCATCTGACCCGGAATGTCCCAATGGAAGGGCAAGAGTTGATGTGCGTTTCAGGATGCGGTAACGTTAAGCTTCACGTCCCTGGTTCTAACACGGACACTGGATCCGATGTGCCTCATTCCTATGTGGCACCGCGTTTCTCCACCTCACCACCGTACCTTTCATCAGAGCTCACGACGAACATCACATTGAGTACGACAAGGGGCTCTGAAGTTGCTATAGCTCCAAGTCGGCGACACCGGCTCTCAGGCCTTTGCCAACTAACCGACATGGAGTAACTGGAGCTGCTGGAGACACATGTGCCACCCCACCTGGTTACGCCAAGTTCCCAAGATGGATGCTGCGAAGCACGCCCCACCTGGTTACGCCAAGTTCCCAAGATGGATGCTGTGAAGCACGCCGTTGTCGCGAAGGGCGTCATTCCGAAATCGCCCCACACAGGAAGCCTCGAACCCACTGACGGTAACGTGATGTGTGGCAGGAGAACTTGTGACCGGAAGACAGTTTGTACAACCCCAAAATTCCGGGTAACCATAGCTCGAAGGGGGTGTTAAAGCAATAAACAATGCGGATAGACTCTCTGTCACAGCACAGTGATGCAGACCATCTCCCATACGGAGAGACCCAAAAAGCCGACAACGACCTGATTCGAACAGGCGCTCCCGAAGGAAATTGATGTAGGACTGCTCAGGAGCAAGTTCTAGTCAATCGCGTTAACCACTCCGCCACGTTGCCGATGGGAAAGACGGCCAACCGGGGAGTAACACCTCGGGATTCTGGGACCCGATGAGCTGAGAATGAACGGTTTTGTTGCTTGGCAATGCAGTGCGGGCCTTACGATCGCTGCGCACGAGGCCTATGGTCCCTCACATCTCTGCTGAGACTGGTAGAGAGGAAAGGCTCAAGGTATCGTCTCTGCGCTGAGAATAGACGGTTTTGTTGCTTGGTAATGTGGTGTGGGCCTTACGATCGTTGCACACGAGGCCTCTGGTTCCTCACCGCTCTGCTGAGACTGGTAGAGAGGGAAGGCTCAAGGTATCGTCTCTGCGAATGCTGTGGGGAGCACGGACAATGTTGCCTGTGATCTGGAACCTTGTCTGGGTTTTACGTTCCGTCTGGCTTCCTTCCACCTGTCTACCATTGTGTTCCTGAGATAACCGCAGCTTATCGAGGACGCTCAAGATCAGGTACAACGTCAAGTTCAACGACCGCGACCCGATGACGCTCTATGCCGACGGTTGTCGTGAGCTTGTTACGTGGATCTACGAGCGGTGGCTGGTCGACCAGTATGATGCCGCCAGGTCGCAATCAACTCTGCTGACGAGCAGTCTGTGCAATTTCACGCACTAATGCTCTGCTTCCTCTACACAGGACCGTTGCACGTGGACACATACGCTCCCCTTGCATCTTCTACTAGCAGCCAAAAGGCACGAGAGAATCTCTGCTATGCGTTTCCCACGGCGAGGACACAGGCACAGAGCAAAACAAAAAATGTATGCCTCAGGACTGGATCGAACAGCCGACCTCACCCTTACGAAAGGCGCGCTCTGCCACTGAGCTACAAAGGCTGGTACCATTGAGCTATGGTAATTCCATATTCTAAAGGACTTAGAGGCAGTGTAGTGTCGTTGTCCAAGAGCTTCTGACGCTGTGTAGAGGGAGTGTGGAGACTGTggacaacgacgacgattGCTGAATGGTTCTCCCTTAGGTGGAAGGAAGTGAAATGCCTAACTCGAGATAGCGGAGAGGGCTGAAAGACATGGGGAGATGACATGTCGACTCACGTGAGCAGACACATAACAATCAGCTTCTCAGCAATTCCCACCTTAACTTAGTGGCTGGCGTTCAAAGCGCGAACTTCGACGCGCCACCATCAGTAGTACCAGTAAACGCCGCTGAGTAGTTCGAAGATGGGCAGTCGCATGTCTAGTCTATAATCTATACTAAGGAGTACATTACTCGTCTTCCGTGTCCGGCTCACGCTCGCCACCATACGCCAGCCAGTTGACCTTGCGGAGTCGCCTGCGCTCCTCCtgcgccttgagctcgttACGAGTgggcttcttcttcttcttgggcttgagcgcgagcttcttgagcttctcaatgtcggcagcctcgtcaGCCGAGTTGTAGGCAgacggcgcggccgaggtcaCGGGCGTGGCAGAGCCAGGCGTGCTGACTCCCGCAGGGGTGGCCGCACCACGCGGTGTGCCCGCCTGCGACGGGACTCTGGACGggtggtcgtcgtcgagcatggggggaggggccttgccctcgatGGTGAGAATGCCCTTGTCGACGTGCCAGAGCTCGGGGCAGAGGGCGTGGACAAACTCGCGCGAGTGCGAGATGATGACCACGGCACCGGCCCACTCCTTAATCGCACCGgccaggccgccgagcgcctcgcggtCCAAGAAGTTGGtgggctcgtcgaggaagaggatcTGGGGACGGTTGAtcatcgacgccgcgatgacgaccttgaccttctGACCACCTGACAGACCCGACATCTCGTTGTACTGCGCAATATCGCCGTCGAGAccgacggcctcgaggatctCGCGAACGGCAGCCGCCGAGGTGTCGCGCATACCAGCACCCTCACGGGCGCTATCAATGTCGTCAAACTGGTTGACGAGCTTCCCGAAGCCGAGCTCAATGAGCTTGTCGCGGGGCATCCAGACGTTGAACTTGTGGGCAAAGCCCTTGAACTTGATCTCGTACTGGAAgcccttcttgagcttctGGCGACCAAGGATGGACTCGATCTTGCGCATCTCGCCGTTGCGGCCAGCGATCGGCTTCTCCATCatctcctgctcctccttggtaACGACGCGGGTCGACTTCTCGAGGATCTCACGGTCAAAGCCATCCTGGTAACGCCACTGGATGTACTGCACGGCAGTCTTCTCGAGATGCTCGTTGATGTGGTGGAATGCGTGCTGCGCGACGTAGCCGACACGCAGGGCCGGGTGCTTGTGTACGCTGCCCTCGTTGGGAACAGTCTCGCCGGTGAGGAGCTTGATGAGCGTCGACTTGCCCGCACCGTTGGGGCCGATGACACCGACAcgcgacgagagcgagagcgcgcACGACGCGTTGGTGAGCGACGGCCTGGCCGCACCAGGGTAGGTGAAGGTGCCATttgcgagcttgaggatcGTACGCGTGTTCGAGCGGACACCCATGAGCGAgccgggaggagggaacGAGAACTTGATAGACGACGAGTCGAGAGTGTAGTACGATTTGGCGGCAGGGACCTTCTCGACAAACTTGGACAGGTTGCCGGGGTAGTAGACaatcttcttcttctcgtaGTGCATAATGTCCGTGCACAcgttgtcgaggaagcCAGAGTCGTGCGAGACGATCATACAGGtgacgtccttgaggcTTGTAAGGTACTCCTCGAGCCACGCTACGGTCtggacgtcgaggtggtTAGTCGGCTCATCGAGCAGGAGGATGTCCGCGCCGATGAGCATGGCTctggcaagctcgagcttcATCTTCCAGCCACCAGAGAGCGACGCAACGGGGTCGTTCTGCTTCTCGTCCGTAAAGCCGACGGTGAGGAGCATGTCGGCAatctccttgcgcttgcgggCAGCGAGCTGGGGGTCGGACGCAATAAAGTCGATGATCGAGACCGCAGTGTCCTCACCCTGGAGAGCGTGCTCGACCATGATGCAGCGGAGTTCCTCCTGGGTCGGGAAaccctcgaccttgccgtcgcggATGGCCTTCATGAGAGTCGACTTGCCCGCGCCGTTTGCGGCGCAGATACCGTAGCGGCGGCCACGGCGGAGCTTGAGGTTGGTGTGGTTGAGCAGAAGAAGACCACCGTAGGCGAGCGAGAACTTGATGTCACAGAGGATCTCGGCACCGTCgtcgatctcctcctcgccgccgaacttggccttgtcggcaGCAACAAATGCCTCACGGATGGCCGTGGCAGCCGCCAcaccggcctcggcgccaaggAGCAGCTTGCAGAagccgccgagcgccttgcCGTCCCACACATCGTCGTCAAAgttgcgctcgtcgaccatgtCGGCAACGACGTTGGCAGTGTACTCGAGCGCAGACGCGATGACGGGCCGCCCCGGCATCGCAACCGAGAGGGGGACCTTGGCACcctcaacgccgaggtcgaggtgggGCACCATGACGGCGAGCACCTCGTTGACGCTCTGGATAACGTCGCGCGGGGGAAGCGGGGTGGCGGTTGCGCTGGCGCCTGCGTCGTGGAGAATGTCGAGTGCGGTCTGCGCGAAGGCGCGGATCTCGGGGAACGCCGCACCCTTGGCGATCAGCTCGACACCAGTGACGAGCGAGCCGAGGTAGATGGCGGCGATCTTCGGGTCAcggacgagcttgacaagGTTGCCAATGACGATGCAGGTCATGCGCTGCGTGTCGGTCGAGCGCTCCTTGAGAGCAcgggtgaggaggggaacCATGACCGCGAGGGTGGGGCCggtgacctcggcgacgaagGTGGTTGACGACATGGCCTTGATCGTCTTGGGGACgttcgagggcgacgcCATGGCGGCGACAAGAGCGTTGACGTGCTtgaggacgtcggcgttggGGAGGGTACTGCAGAGGGTGGTCGCGGCCTTGGTCGCGGCAGCAGACACCTCAGCCTTGGTGTCGTGCATCGACTTCTCGATGACGGGAatcacctcgccgagcatcTCGCCCAcgtgctcctcggcgccaggcttgaccatctcctcgatgGCCTTGCACGCCGCAACCTTGGAGCGCCAACCCTTGgtctcctcgaggccacGGGCGAGAGCCTGCATGACCGGCCGCGTCGCCTCAGCGGGCGCAGCCTTGACCATGGCCTTGATGGCCGAGTTGACGCCAGAGCGCACGGGGGCGCCCTTGTCCAtcgcgaggttgagcaAGGTCgggatgagggggaggaaCGCGCCCTCGGAGCCCGACCCGAGCGCCTTAatgacgcgctcgacaaggacaccagcgctctcgcgctcgtAGCCCGACTTGGACTCGGCCCAGATCTTGACGACCTCCGGCAGCTTGGATGCCTCCAGCATGTCGAGGGAGCGGGGTGCCTTCTTGAGCTGGAGAGCAAGGGTGTCGgcggccgccttggccgcaaCGTTCGAGTCAGCCATGGCGATCTTCTGGAAGTCGTCCACAAGCGGCGTGAAGGGAAGGGCGGAGGGAGTAGCGGCAGGCATTGTGGATGAGGGTTTGGGGTTCGGGGTTGAGATGAGGGAGTTGAGGCTGTCTAGGGCTTGGCAACTGTTTTGGTGTTGTTCTTTTGGTTGAATTAAAGTCGTGACTAGTATTTTACAGTGAGTGGTGTGTAgagggatggagaggatgcCCTCGAGAATAAGATGGAGTCGGAGaagaggtgaggaggataggagagagagtgagagatgagatggagatggggtGATGAAGATAATTCTTGGTGGCGGAAAGATTTGAACCAACAGCAGTCACCCCATTCTCACCCCACAGCCTCGTCTACAAATTCCGCACTGTGGTGTGAAAAAAACACGTGGCCAGACGGAGATTGGGCGCTGTGCCTGACAGTCCAAGCTCCGGACACTTCCGTCCAATACGCCCATGGCCCCAACCTTTGCTTGGTGGAGGCTCGGTGGTCTAACCAAATGGCCGAATGCAGGGCCCAAAGGCTCCACTGACGATAGCTTGGTGCCAACTGGTGCTGTCAGTTGGCTCAGAGGTCCATGCCTCATAGTATAGTGTATTGGTTGTACGGTATTAGAAGCATTGTGGCTGATTTTGCGCAAGCAGATCAATGTGTAAAGGAATTCACGCAAGGAAAAGGTGACAACCATTCTTTCCCTCAATCTCACCCGAAAGCCAAGCAGAAGGGCATTCAGTAGGAGAGTTACGCGAGCCAGCAGAGGCCGTCTCCGACAGAATCTGGCTGCTGGACCCGCCTCATCTGAAAGACAATAACAGGCCGACAGTTGTCCGCCTGTCCGCCCTGCTTGGCGGGCAGGTGCTGTATCCAAGCCTGCTATTTCCTTCACACATACGCTCACTCGCCACTACTCACTTCGCTTTCGCCTCACCACTAGCCCAGCGACGGGGGATGCTTATACATGCTGCTGACTCTACACGACGGGCGGCTGCGGAGGCACCTGGAGCAGCAGGTTGCCGTTCTGCGCAGGCACGTACGCCACGTTCCGGTTCTGCGAGAGGGACTGGGCAATgtcgcgcgccgtctcAATCTTCTTGAACTGAACGAAGGCGTCACCAGCCTTGCTAAGGGCCGCACTGATGGTGGAggcagcctcggcctcaccCTCAGCGCGGATGACGGAGGCCTGGCGCTCCtgctcggccttctcgacgacgaACTTGGCACGCTCAGCGTCCTGCTGTGCGATCTGCTTCTGCTCGACGGCGGTGGTGAACTCCTTGCCGAAGCTGAGGTCAGCGAGGGTGCGAGTGTGCGATAGGAACGAGCACCGGAACACCGCACACCGCCAACTAGGCACATGCGACGAGTGTGGCAGTTGGCAATGGAGAGGACGTCCAGAAGACACAGCGGTACGAGAACCGCAGAAAACGCAGCGGCACGAGGGACAGAGGAGAAACCGAGGACAGACCGAGGAGGGACGGAGGATGATGGGATAGAGTGAGGGTTAAACAGGACACGGAGGCGAAGTTCGCAGAGTTCGCAGAGCTCGCAGAGACCTGATACTCACGTCATGTGCGTGATCGAcacatcctcgagctggatgTGGAATTCCTTGGCAcggttgaggaggtcgtcacGGATACGCGCCGACACAATCTCACGGTTCGTGATGAGCTCCGAGGCGTCAAACTGTGCAACAGTCGccttgagcacctcgtTACCGATGGACGGGAGCACACGCTCGTCGtagctggtgtcagtggGGTTGGGCGTGGGGGGAAAGAAGCGAAggaaggggttggggttCGAAGGGAAAgaggagaggtggaggaaggagacTTGGATACTCACTCGAGACCGAGGTTCTGGTAGATGAGCGGGAGCGCGTTGAGGTCCGGGCGGCTCATAACACGGAGGGTGAGAGACACCATCTGCAtgtctggggttagtgggCATTAAGATAGAAGACTaggagagaaggagactTGCCCTTCGAGCCGGTCGTGGTCGAGATGTTCTGCGGTCAGCTACGTTAGTCCCAAATAGCTGGACGGCATCAAGGCGAGCGCCCTGTCTCGACTCGACTTACCCTCGGCTTGATACGGCAGTCGAACAGGATCGCGCGCTGCAGCccggggatgaggaggtgtGTACCCTCGccggtcgacgtcggcttGACACCGGTAAAGCGGTCGAACATGACAGCCCGATAGCCTCCCGGCACATCGTACAGCGAGCTGTCGATGACTGCTgcgccaagcgcgagggGAACTGTACGTTAGCGGTGCAGAAAAGAGGGACTCACCAATGTATCGCCCGAGGTTCTGCATGGTAGTCGATGATGTGTGGGTAACGGCGAACGGGAACGCCGAGAGAAGCATGCGAATTCGGCGAGACGCTGACGTCTCGAGCCTTCGGCGGGAGCAAATCCGGCGTCATCCTGGTTTCCCTGGGAAAGCAAAGAATGCGGATGCATGCTTCCACGTGGCATGGGTTACGAGTGATTCATCCTCATGGTTGTTGCCAGAGATACTGTTGGAGTTGTTGGGCTATGCTAAGAACTCCCGTCCACTGCTTGCCCGTTCTACCTCCCGGATCCCCTCCAATGTCCGCAGCCTCTCAACAAGCGCCACAACCTCACCAGCCTGTCCGCGCGTGACCTCGTCCACATCGGTCCCGGCCACATATCTCAACACCGTAACCGCTCGGTCGAGCACCCTCTTGTCCAGGGTCACGTTacgcttcttctcgggATGTACTTGGCCCGGCAGACGGAGCTTAAATTCTCCGCTCTCTTGCTGAGTCGCCTGGGTGGCCTCGATGAGGGACGCGGccagcaggccgaggaacaCGAGCGCGGCACGCCGGAGGGCAGGATGCTTCGCGTCTGCAGCAGTAGGGTCCGCATCAATAGTACGAGGTCCCTGCTCTTGTGGCTCAGACTCAGGCTCGGGctcatcgtcctcgacgagcatgACTTTTGGCTTGGGTTTCGGTTCCGGCTCCGCCTTGGAAGGCTTAAACGGCGAAGCAGTCACGCTCTCGATCTGAACCAGGTCCACCGCTGCGGATGCGAGTTCAGCTGCCcaaggaaggagggcgagatggtCCTCCTCTGCGGCTGTCGAGAGCAGCGATAGAGCTGAGGTGCGCAGTACAGTCGGTGCCCCAGCGTCGCGGAACACGCCCATGAGCGGGGGCACGACGATGCCGACGTTTGCCGCGAATGCCTTGCCCGCGCGCTTGATCACCATCTCAAGTGCTTCGCCGATGCGGAGGCGCTTGTCCATCCCTTCCATCCCGCCACCGTAAACACGGATAAGGGCTCGAAGGATCTCCTTCCCTAGCGCGTCGGCCATAGCTGCCAGCCCCTTCGCCGCATTGAGGTAGATGTAGCTGTCCGCGTCCTGGAGCGCTTGCATGTACACGTCCAAGATTGCAGGAGTAAGTGCGGTATCGTAGTCAGGCCGgaagacgagctcgcgaagaaggacgaggccgtGTGCGCGCACTGGTAGAATGGGGTCGGCAATGAGCGtgagggcgcggcggtATGTCGCGACCGACTCAGATACCTGTCCACCGGCTGAGAGAGAAGCGGAGCGccggacgaggaggacgagtgTCGCTTCACGTGCAAGTTGCCGTACATGTGCTGATGATGCGGATTCGAGCGCAGAAAGGTGAGCAGAGATGGGGTGCAGAATCGGACTAGTGGCAAAGGTGATGTTTTCGTTCTCGAGTGTCGCGAGGAGTAGGCTGATGGCCGTCTCCAGAAGGCCAAGCTGTTCGACACCCTCCTCTGTAAGATCCGGGATTTCCacatcctcatcgccgacctcctggATAAGCGGCTTTGTCTCGGGCAGTGacgtcgcctcgtcgttaagcacgccctcgacgaACGCCAGCACGTGCTGCGGATCCGCGAGTACCTTGTCTCCAAGTGTTTCCATCATAGACAGGgtgaggcggaggaagaggagtgACTTTAGCGGATCGCTGTCagtcgacgcgcgcacgcgccaTTCGTCCAATACGCGCAGGAAGACCTCGGACGACACGTCAGCGCGTCCGAAATCCTTTAAGGCGCCCGCCAGTACCACGGGGTCAGGtgcaaggtcgaggtcgccgagctggaggtcgtcgacgtccattGCATCCGTCTGCAAGGGGACATCAGAGTGCGGGTAGCCGTAGACTaactcggcgccgtcgtcggccttctGCCAATGCATGACCTCCCCCGTTTCTGAGGTGGGCCATCCGTGGCCACCCATAATGATAGACCAGATACCTTTGACGGCGTCATCCTTGCCTACGAGCTTGCCCCACGATGTTAGAAGAAGCtggacgtcggcggcaaggcCACTCTCCTTATCCTTCTCCTTTGCTTTGGAGAGCATCGTTGGCTGAGCCGGCTTGAGGAGAACGTACAACGCAAATGTCTGAGGTAGGATCGGGCCAATGACAAAGTTCGTGAACTCGGGCGATGGTGGAGCGTGGAGTACGAGCCGAGCCGCAGCAGCCACGGCGGACCTCACGCTATCCGCTGGGAGGACCACGCCCTCCACCGGCTTCGGGTTCCAGGGGCTGTGGAGGTGCTGCTCGAGCCATTCCACGGCGACTGGGGACGTCGCCCAGAGGTGGTGCACCACGTACGCCGCGGTATGACTGTACACCAGGGGtgcggccgcctcgcccatGAGCCCAAACAgcgtctcgaggacgtAGGCGATGTACGTCTCTGCCGAGCTGTTACGCGGGATTCGGGAGAGAAGGCCGGCAATGCGGTCGAGTTTGGGCCCGTCGACACCCTCCCCCGACATATTCCCAACCTCGCCGAACACATTCTCCATCACGGCCTTGACCCCGCCCACCCTCAACACCTGATTGCTGAGCAGCGTGCCAAGCGTGCCCTCGACATATGCCGGCCACGTGCGTGTCCACCCCTTCGGAGGGCGAGACTtgcccgcgccgacgaTCTTGAGAGCAGTGCTGAGCGCACCCATCGCCTgcgtcggcgacagcgCTGAGAGGGCGTGGAGGAGCTGTGCCCGCAGGCCGGAGTAGGTGGCGGGCGGGGCGGACGGTGTCCAGCCCACGGCGATGGCCGCGAGCATAAGCGGTGGCAAGTTTGAGGAGAGAATGGACTGTGTGATGTTCGTGAGTGGGATACGCGTACTCCCACCGCTCGGCGGGGAAGGCGTATCGGTAAgtgagaggaaggtgcTCACTGCCGCAGGGAGGCGGGCGTCGACAGCCGCACGGGAACGCAGGCCCGCAACATAGGCTAGCgtgagggggaggaggtatGAGACGAGCGCATGCTGCAGTAGAAGGCGAACGAGGCGTAAGTCCGCGGTTCCAAGGAGAACTGCGTCAGCTCCAGGAGCGTCATCAGCTCACAGTCCTTCTCGACCAGGCCGTCCTTGTGCTCGGCCGGCCAGAACTCTTTGACCAGCACGCCCTGCAtagcgacgaggagatcgagTGAGCGCTGGCCAACGAGCATCACTAGTGCGTCACGGCGCTTCTTGCGCTTCGCCGGGTCTGTGTCGTCATCACCGATCTCCTCTAGTTCGAGGTCCTCAGTCCATCCTGGGCGTTCACGCCATGGGAGTAGCTCGCCAGAGGCCTTTaggcgctggaggagcGCTGGTGGGGCCGATGGGAGCGGGTTTGGTGGCTCCAGGAGCGCATTACCAGCCGTGAGGAGCGTCTTGAGTGTTGGCTCGCCCATACTGAGTAATCAGTTTGCTCCA of Cutaneotrichosporon cavernicola HIS019 DNA, chromosome: 4 contains these proteins:
- a CDS encoding uncharacterized protein (Expressed protein); this translates as MFVFTVLFTLVAAASASATAVAERELTRDEVTAMRAAYRGHDARAAASLGERSLERRQCTDSSCDCIYIPEGLFCGDGLLNCQYGHVYQCSGGSYSCDYGPRDSCGECGALSC
- the NEW1 gene encoding uncharacterized protein (Chromo (CHRromatin Organisation MOdifier) domain); translation: MPAATPSALPFTPLVDDFQKIAMADSNVAAKAAADTLALQLKKAPRSLDMLEASKLPEVVKIWAESKSGYERESAGVLVERVIKALGSGSEGAFLPLIPTLLNLAMDKGAPVRSGVNSAIKAMVKAAPAEATRPVMQALARGLEETKGWRSKVAACKAIEEMVKPGAEEHVGEMLGEVIPVIEKSMHDTKAEVSAAATKAATTLCSTLPNADVLKHVNALVAAMASPSNVPKTIKAMSSTTFVAEVTGPTLAVMVPLLTRALKERSTDTQRMTCIVIGNLVKLVRDPKIAAIYLGSLVTGVELIAKGAAFPEIRAFAQTALDILHDAGASATATPLPPRDVIQSVNEVLAVMVPHLDLGVEGAKVPLSVAMPGRPVIASALEYTANVVADMVDERNFDDDVWDGKALGGFCKLLLGAEAGVAAATAIREAFVAADKAKFGGEEEIDDGAEILCDIKFSLAYGGLLLLNHTNLKLRRGRRYGICAANGAGKSTLMKAIRDGKVEGFPTQEELRCIMVEHALQGEDTAVSIIDFIASDPQLAARKRKEIADMLLTVGFTDEKQNDPVASLSGGWKMKLELARAMLIGADILLLDEPTNHLDVQTVAWLEEYLTSLKDVTCMIVSHDSGFLDNVCTDIMHYEKKKIVYYPGNLSKFVEKVPAAKSYYTLDSSSIKFSFPPPGSLMGVRSNTRTILKLANGTFTYPGAARPSLTNASCALSLSSRVGVIGPNGAGKSTLIKLLTGETVPNEGSVHKHPALRVGYVAQHAFHHINEHLEKTAVQYIQWRYQDGFDREILEKSTRVVTKEEQEMMEKPIAGRNGEMRKIESILGRQKLKKGFQYEIKFKGFAHKFNVWMPRDKLIELGFGKLVNQFDDIDSAREGAGMRDTSAAAVREILEAVGLDGDIAQYNEMSGLSGGQKVKVVIAASMINRPQILFLDEPTNFLDREALGGLAGAIKEWAGAVVIISHSREFVHALCPELWHVDKGILTIEGKAPPPMLDDDHPSRVPSQAGTPRGAATPAGVSTPGSATPVTSAAPSAYNSADEAADIEKLKKLALKPKKKKKPTRNELKAQEERRRLRKVNWLAYGGEREPDTEDE
- a CDS encoding uncharacterized protein (Required for nuclear transport of RNA pol II C-terminus 1), whose product is MGEPTLKTLLTAGNALLEPPNPLPSAPPALLQRLKASGELLPWRERPGWTEDLELEEIGDDDTDPAKRKKRRDALVMLVGQRSLDLLVAMQGVLVKEFWPAEHKDGLVEKDFLLGTADLRLVRLLLQHALVSYLLPLTLAYVAGLRSRAAVDARLPAAVSTFLSLTDTPSPPSGGSTRIPLTNITQSILSSNLPPLMLAAIAVGWTPSAPPATYSGLRAQLLHALSALSPTQAMGALSTALKIVGAGKSRPPKGWTRTWPAYVEGTLGTLLSNQVLRVGGVKAVMENVFGEVGNMSGEGVDGPKLDRIAGLLSRIPRNSSAETYIAYVLETLFGLMGEAAAPLVYSHTAAYVVHHLWATSPVAVEWLEQHLHSPWNPKPVEGVVLPADSVRSAVAAAARLVLHAPPSPEFTNFVIGPILPQTFALYVLLKPAQPTMLSKAKEKDKESGLAADVQLLLTSWGKLVGKDDAVKGIWSIIMGGHGWPTSETGEVMHWQKADDGAELVYGYPHSDVPLQTDAMDVDDLQLGDLDLAPDPVVLAGALKDFGRADVSSEVFLRVLDEWRVRASTDSDPLKSLLFLRLTLSMMETLGDKVLADPQHVLAFVEGVLNDEATSLPETKPLIQEVGDEDVEIPDLTEEGVEQLGLLETAISLLLATLENENITFATSPILHPISAHLSALESASSAHVRQLAREATLVLLVRRSASLSAGGQVSESVATYRRALTLIADPILPVRAHGLVLLRELVFRPDYDTALTPAILDVYMQALQDADSYIYLNAAKGLAAMADALGKEILRALIRVYGGGMEGMDKRLRIGEALEMVIKRAGKAFAANVGIVVPPLMGVFRDAGAPTVLRTSALSLLSTAAEEDHLALLPWAAELASAAVDLVQIESVTASPFKPSKAEPEPKPKPKVMLVEDDEPEPESEPQEQGPRTIDADPTAADAKHPALRRAALVFLGLLAASLIEATQATQQESGEFKLRLPGQVHPEKKRNVTLDKRVLDRAVTVLRYVAGTDVDEVTRGQAASRRIRMLLSAFPFAVTHTSSTTMQNLGRYIVPLALGAAVIDSSLYDVPGGYRAVMFDRFTGVKPTSTGEGTHLLIPGLQRAILFDCRIKPRNISTTTGSKDMQMVSLTLRVMSRPDLNALPLIYQNLGLDYDERVLPSIGNEVLKATVAQFDASELITNREIVSARIRDDLLNRAKEFHIQLEDVSITHMTFGKEFTTAVEQKQIAQQDAERAKFVVEKAEQERQASVIRAEGEAEAASTISAALSKAGDAFVQFKKIETARDIAQSLSQNRNVAYVPAQNGNLLLQVPPQPPVV